Part of the Bacillota bacterium genome, TGTAAGAGATTTTTTAAATTATATGGAAACTATTAAAGGCAAATCAAAAAATACAATAAAAGAATATTTTTATGATTTGCGACTCTTTTTTAGATTTATGAAACAATACAAAAAACTAGTTGATCCTGGAATAGATTTTGAAGATATTGATATTGCTGACATTGATATTGATTTAATAAAGTCCATAACCTTAAGCGATTTATACGAGTTTATGTCTTTTTTAAGCCGTGAGCGTGATAACAACTCCAGTTCCCGCGCAAGAAAAGTTGCCAGTATAAAATCTTTTTTTAATTATCTTACAACTAAAGCAAAATTATTGGACTATAATCCCGCATCGGAGCTTGAATCGCCAAAAGTTTTAAAGCGTTTGCCTAAATATTTAAATATTGATGAAAGTAAAAAACTTTTGTATACTATCGATGGAAAACATCGCGAACGCGACTATGCAATAATTACACTATTTTTAAATTGTGGCTTAAGATTGTCAGAATTGGTAAATATTAACATAAATAATATAAGGAACGATACCCTTACTGTTATTGGTAAAGGAAATAAAGAACGCACAATTTATTTGAATAATGCGTGTATAAAAGCAATAAATGATTATCTTAAAGTTAGGCCGGTTAACGGGGTAAAAGATAAAAACGCCCTTTTTCTAAGCGAAAGGAAGCAAAGAATAAGTAATAAAACGGTCCAACATATTGTA contains:
- a CDS encoding tyrosine recombinase XerC, whose amino-acid sequence is MDNAPMIVRDFLNYMETIKGKSKNTIKEYFYDLRLFFRFMKQYKKLVDPGIDFEDIDIADIDIDLIKSITLSDLYEFMSFLSRERDNNSSSRARKVASIKSFFNYLTTKAKLLDYNPASELESPKVLKRLPKYLNIDESKKLLYTIDGKHRERDYAIITLFLNCGLRLSELVNININNIRNDTLTVIGKGNKERTIYLNNACIKAINDYLKVRPVNGVKDKNALFLSERKQRISNKTVQHIVKKYIALSGLDPERYSTHKLRHTAATLMYKYGKVDIRALQQILGHESISTTEIYTHVDNAQLRNAIDSNPLANVQIDYNKYNKDDS